Proteins from one Bacillota bacterium genomic window:
- a CDS encoding MmgE/PrpD family protein, with the protein MEHKGFTRQMAAALRSVELAQAPAAVRHRVRQCVLDFLGVALGASHHVAVQSLLAVSREVATAPQATILGRMERTDMLWAALVNGTMAHILDFDDTHLPTILHGYTPTLACALALGEHLHSTGSDVAAAFLVGYETAARVARAICPSHYDRGWHVTGTAGTLGAAAAAARLLRLDLDETTNALGIAATQAAGLREMFGTMSKPFHAGRAAQNGLLAALLARQGFTSSPVALEAPRGFCAVFSDRFNLSALLAGWGTEWEIMNLGFKPYPCGVVTHAAIDSALAVRELLRTDAVSADSITDIYLKCHPLVLELTGKPAPQTGLEGKFSVHHCVAVALLDGIVGPQSFTTERVLASDAADLRARVSVAPSELLRQDQAEITVRTRGGKTYVHRTEHASGTSANPLGDAELVRKFRHLVSSRTTAPLPGEAPDLIYRYVMRLDELDDITRILELCRPEATA; encoded by the coding sequence ATGGAGCATAAAGGTTTTACCCGGCAAATGGCCGCAGCCCTGAGATCGGTCGAACTGGCCCAGGCACCTGCGGCGGTGAGACACCGGGTTCGTCAGTGTGTCCTGGATTTCCTGGGAGTGGCGCTGGGCGCCTCACACCACGTGGCGGTGCAAAGCCTGCTGGCCGTTAGTCGGGAGGTGGCCACTGCACCGCAGGCAACCATCCTGGGACGAATGGAACGAACTGATATGCTCTGGGCCGCCCTCGTGAACGGGACGATGGCTCACATCCTCGATTTTGATGACACTCACCTGCCCACCATTCTGCACGGCTACACGCCCACCCTGGCCTGCGCGTTAGCCCTCGGGGAGCATCTCCACTCGACTGGTTCCGACGTTGCAGCGGCTTTCCTGGTCGGCTACGAAACGGCGGCACGGGTAGCCCGCGCCATATGTCCCTCTCACTACGACCGTGGCTGGCACGTGACCGGCACTGCCGGCACGCTAGGGGCTGCAGCAGCTGCCGCGCGGCTTCTCCGTCTCGACCTGGATGAGACGACAAATGCCCTGGGGATTGCGGCCACCCAGGCCGCCGGCCTACGCGAGATGTTCGGTACCATGAGCAAGCCATTCCATGCTGGAAGAGCCGCTCAGAACGGCCTCCTGGCAGCACTCCTCGCTCGGCAGGGATTCACCAGCTCCCCGGTCGCACTGGAGGCGCCCCGCGGGTTTTGCGCCGTCTTCTCTGACCGGTTCAACTTATCGGCTCTCCTGGCCGGCTGGGGGACAGAATGGGAGATCATGAACCTGGGGTTCAAACCGTACCCGTGCGGCGTCGTGACCCACGCGGCGATCGACTCAGCCCTGGCCGTACGGGAACTCCTACGCACGGACGCAGTTTCTGCCGACAGTATCACCGACATCTACTTGAAGTGTCACCCTCTTGTCCTCGAACTCACTGGAAAGCCAGCGCCCCAGACCGGCCTCGAGGGGAAGTTCTCAGTCCATCACTGCGTGGCGGTGGCGCTGCTAGACGGCATCGTTGGGCCCCAATCCTTCACTACCGAGAGGGTGCTGGCGAGCGACGCTGCTGATCTGAGGGCCCGGGTTAGCGTCGCACCCAGCGAACTACTTCGGCAAGACCAGGCAGAGATCACCGTGCGCACGAGGGGGGGCAAGACATACGTACACCGCACGGAACACGCATCCGGTACTTCGGCAAATCCTCTCGGCGATGCTGAGCTGGTACGGAAATTTCGCCACCTCGTTAGCTCCAGGACGACAGCCCCGCTCCCCGGGGAAGCACCCGACCTCATATACCGCTACGTAATGCGACTCGACGAATTGGACGACATCACCCGGATCCTGGAACTCTGCCGCCCAGAGGCCACCGCTTGA